GAGAATATCGGAACGAGTTTGCTGTCATGGCCCGGGTAGATGTTTGGACACTCTGGATCAAGTGTGACATCATCGCCCGAGAAAAGACCACCCGCCTGCAGGGCTTCTGGTGGGTCAAACTTGTTGGTGAGAAGAGGGGCGGGTCCCCGCTGAGCCCCATGTACTTCTCTCTTCTCCCCTGCCGACGTGGTTATGAGCGACAAGTCATCCACGTCCAGCTCCTTCTTCATGTCGCGCAGACTCTGACTTGTCCTCATCCTTCTCTGCCGTGACGCAGCCTCATGACCAAGAGTGTTTCCTGCTGGACCTTCTGCAGGCACCGGGGTCTGCCTGCCCTCGGAGCATGTGGAGCCAAGGTCCTCTGAAGTTGGAGTTTCTCTCCGAGGACTTGGACTCGCGTTACACTCCTCCTCACAATCCGAAGTGGAGAAGTCCCAGCTCCAGCGATCGGGCTTGGCCTCCTCTGCCTGTGTGCAGTAGTCCGAGTCAGCATTGTCGGAGGTCTCTATCTGGCTGGGCGACACTTTGGAGCCAGCCGCCCGGGAGTCTTcagcgccccctagtggtggACCTCCTGCCCTCCTGAGCTGCAGGATATCATTTATCGTCAGCTTCTCCATCTCATCCCAGAAAGCTGAGATGGCGTAGACGGGTCGAACGTGGCCGGCGGCTCGGGCGAAAGCCTCTGGACTGTCTGGTGGAGGAGCCTCCGGCGGCCTGTGGTTCGTGTTGCCACCGGTTTGGTCCAAGGCAGAAGAAAAGTCTTCACCATCATCGTCAGTGGAACTTACCTCCTCAGCTTCACGTTCCAGAGTCACCTCCTGACACCTTGTGGCTGAGAGGATCCCTTGACCTCTGAGCTCTGATAAGAACTGGACTGCGTCTTCAAACTCTTCGGACCCGGTGCTGTCCGTCATCACTCCATGGTTTTCCTCTGTCATGACGTCTTCAGTTGGAGGATCAAAAAGTCCCAGTGTTGAAGCTTGGTCCTTCTCCGCCTCCGCTTCCACCCCTCCTCTACCTGCTCTTTTATTCTTCGCTACTTTCTTCAGTCGACGTTTTTTATTTGCGACTCGCCTGCAACGTTGTGACGGATTGTCGTTGACAGTCACAAACCATCGCTCCCTCTCTTGTCTGAAAGTAATACTGGTTCTCTTCAGAGGCTCCAGATCCTTCTCCTCCGTGGGTTTAGGATCTGGAGGTTCCTCAGTTTGGATCTGTTTATCTTCTGTTTCTAGTTTCGCTGCTCCTCCAATCACTTTGGAAAGGTCTCCTGCCTCACCCTGTGAACGAGTCACGCCTGGATGACCTCCAGCCAGCGAGTCCTCCTCAGTGGAACTGACGCTCTTGTCCTTCAGCACTGTGGAGCTCCCAGATTCCCTGTGAGGGTTTGCTCCTTCTGGACAAGCGAGTGCAGGCTGCACCAGGCAACACTCTTCACATTCCTCATCGAAACTCCTCCAGTCCTCCTCGGCAAGCATCATACTGTGATCAACGTCGTCCATTACATGGTCTTTTGTCTGGAAAATGTCCACACACAAGCGCAGGTCAGTGGAATGTTCTCAGCAGATTCAGGGGATCAGGGTGGGCAAGCAAACCAGGAGGAAAACAGCAGCTCACATGATCAGGCTAAGCTGTGATCGTGGAGCAGCCAAGTCCAGCAAGACACACTTGTTATTCTCAGAAGCCAAGTCTGTCACCTTCATGTCGAGCAGATCATGCAGCACATCTTCACGTACGTGTGGAGGTGGAACTGACCTGCGACAGGAGAGAGTCCGTACTTTCACCCTGCAGGCAGAGTCTCCGTCTGCCCTTGTGGACATGTCGGCCTGCGGCCTCTCACTCGCTATGAATAGACGTCGGTCACATGGAGCTGTCGCTGTAGaccccccccacctcctccagaCCCCTCAATGACATGCAAGTTCAACCTCAATTCACCGTCACCGGAGTCACCGCACGCAAGTACGGAGGAAAGCAAAACACCATATTATAAAGGCGTTTACTTATTTATCATCTCAGGAGTCTTGACTTTAGAGTCACGATGCAAGTCACCAGGTGGCGTATATAAGAAACTAGGATCACTTATTTGTGGAGGTGTCTGACACTGACATTTGGCTGATTTGAAAACACACGAACGACACGCTACATTTTCTGCCCGTTTCTCCACACGT
Above is a window of Synchiropus splendidus isolate RoL2022-P1 chromosome 6, RoL_Sspl_1.0, whole genome shotgun sequence DNA encoding:
- the LOC128761020 gene encoding uncharacterized protein LOC128761020 encodes the protein MDDVDHSMMLAEEDWRSFDEECEECCLVQPALACPEGANPHRESGSSTVLKDKSVSSTEEDSLAGGHPGVTRSQGEAGDLSKVIGGAAKLETEDKQIQTEEPPDPKPTEEKDLEPLKRTSITFRQERERWFVTVNDNPSQRCRRVANKKRRLKKVAKNKRAGRGGVEAEAEKDQASTLGLFDPPTEDVMTEENHGVMTDSTGSEEFEDAVQFLSELRGQGILSATRCQEVTLEREAEEVSSTDDDGEDFSSALDQTGGNTNHRPPEAPPPDSPEAFARAAGHVRPVYAISAFWDEMEKLTINDILQLRRAGGPPLGGAEDSRAAGSKVSPSQIETSDNADSDYCTQAEEAKPDRWSWDFSTSDCEEECNASPSPRRETPTSEDLGSTCSEGRQTPVPAEGPAGNTLGHEAASRQRRMRTSQSLRDMKKELDVDDLSLITTSAGEKREVHGAQRGPAPLLTNKFDPPEALQAGGLFSGDDVTLDPECPNIYPGHDSKLVPIFSSSHPTVRELASPSLDQLFHTFMRENFPPARLELDSLVQTAERERLVPSGPGAWMRSLSLQRISFCSWSKLPVHSEEDQVVARLVVDPEQILETMKAAGQGGRSTPRQSDMCLLCIAFASWVLTSSEADNTDAWKAALLAHVSALSAIQYLRHYMRRRRSRPPHRP